A region from the Triticum urartu cultivar G1812 chromosome 1, Tu2.1, whole genome shotgun sequence genome encodes:
- the LOC125509934 gene encoding pentatricopeptide repeat-containing protein At1g11900, with protein MLPLIRRLPAAPSRLAALALRRPHRRAATAASTTTTGTPAVSSSRLAGSPPAENPAADQGSELEPRPEPLDRDWGSTLSRADLTEVAGILRRLRDEQISLGLGTFNLLLKRACEADDFLLFAKVFRHLLLSKAAPDLTSYMCVARAIGGLDDNELLLKFVREVLEITNGRDPTVANRIVFAAGRYGRLDKCLIIFEELKKDRRCLDVVTFNTVLDMLGKVGRVGEMLGEVKLMEELGISPDIVTYNTVINCLRRLGRLSLCKSFAREMFERGISPDLRTYTALIDCFGRAGHIADALEAFEQMKKSHQPSIYVYRALISDMKKAGRFELAEKLTDEMNSSASDLLGPEDFRQKSKGRRARNSSR; from the coding sequence ATGCTCCCCCTAAtacgccgcctccccgccgctcCCTCCCGCCTAGCCGCCCTCGCACTCCGCCGACCACACCGTCGAGCTGCGACGGCGGCCTCGACGACGACGACAGGGACACCCGCGGTATCATCCTCCCGTCTCGCGGGCTCGCCGCCAGCAGAGAACCCAGCAGCGGATCAGGGGAGCGAGTTGGAGCCCCGACCCGAACCCCTGGACCGGGACTGGGGCTCAACGCTGTCCCGGGCGGACCTTACAGAGGTTGCCGGAATCCTCCGGCGGTTGCGCGACGAGCAGATCAGTCTGGGCCTGGGCACCTTCAATCTGCTGCTGAAGCGAGCGTGCGAAGCAGACGACTTCCTTCTCTTCGCCAAGGTATTCAGACACTTGCTGCTCTCCAAAGCTGCTCCCGACTTGACTTCCTACATGTGTGTCGCCAGGGCCATTGGGGGTCTAGATGACAATGAACTGTTACTCAAGTTTGTGAGAGAGGTATTGGAGATCACAAATGGCAGAGACCCCACGGTGGCGAATCGCATTGTTTTCGCCGCGGGTAGATATGGGCGCCTCGATAAATGCTTGATCATTTTCGAGGAGCTGAAGAAAGATAGGAGATGCTTGGATGTTGTCACCTTCAACACTGTCTTGGACATGCTAGGGAAAGTTGGTCGGGTGGGCGAAATGCTTGGGGAGGTGAAGCTGATGGAGGAACTTGGCATTTCTCCTGACATCGTGACGTATAATACAGTGATAAACTGCCTGCGTAGGCTTGGAAGATTGAGTCTGTGCAAAAGCTTTGCAAGAGAGATGTTTGAGAGAGGCATCAGTCCGGATTTGAGAACGTATACCGCGCTAATTGATTGTTTTGGAAGGGCAGGGCATATTGCTGATGCCCTCGAGGCGTTTGAGCAGATGAAGAAGTCGCACCAACCTTCGATTTATGTCTATCGGGCACTGATCAGTGACATGAAAAAAGCTGGGCGGTTTGAGTTAGCAGAAAAGCTCACCGATGAGATGAATTCGAGTGCGTCTGATTTGTTAGGCCCTGAAGATTTCAGGCAGAAGTCCAAGGGAAGAAGGGCCAGGAACAGCAGCAGGTAA